A stretch of the Papaver somniferum cultivar HN1 chromosome 6, ASM357369v1, whole genome shotgun sequence genome encodes the following:
- the LOC113286237 gene encoding uncharacterized protein LOC113286237 produces MACLDMYNNTEQQQQHQNSYCSSQMSPRISFSLDFVDTQRMNNNTQRRDYYQSPPASSDFEFSITDNFTMMAAPADELFSKGKLLPFKDTSNNNTKKMTLRDELLNDQSTGSTPSSSSSRPPKSPIRWKELLGLKRNRNNNNVSSKKPSSKMGNEEVQANKTQQEMVNSDGGFSFQDSEA; encoded by the exons ATGGCATGTTTAGACATGTATAACAAtacagaacaacaacaacaacatcaaaacagCTACTGTTCATCACAAATGAGTCCAAGAATTTCATTTTCACTAGATTTTGTTGATACCCAGAGAATGAATAATAATACTCAAAGGAGAGATTACTATCAATCACCACCAGCTTCTTCAGATTTCGAGTTTTCTATTACTGATAACTTTACTATGATGGCTGCACCTGCTGATGAGCTTTTTTCTAAAGGAAAATTGCTACCGTTCAAGGATACTTCAAACAACAACACCAAGAAGATGACTTTGAGGGATGAACTTCTCAATGATCAGAGCACAGGTAGTACtccgtcatcatcatcatcaagaccACCTAAGAGTCCAATCAGGTGGAAAGAGCTTTTAGGTCTGAAAAGAAACAGAAATAATAACAATGTGTCCTCCAAAAAACCATCTTCAAAGATGGGTAATGAAGAAGTGCAAGCTAACAAGACTCAACAG GAAATGGTAAATAGTGATGGGGGTTTCAGTTTTCAAGATTCAGAAGCATAA